In a genomic window of Occallatibacter riparius:
- a CDS encoding response regulator has translation MNILIADDHAVMRRGLREILAEALPSPVFVEAASGDQVLALLAHSAPQLVVLNVDLPGRSGLDVLHDVKRLYPRLPVIMTSMQSAAQLALRCLRAGASAYIDNESASAEIALAARKVIGGGRYVGPALAEKLVASIDQPAGTPPHEMLSDREHEVLRMIAAGIPLTEIAARLHVSVKTVSTYRTRILEKMKMKSNAQLIRYAITNDLVE, from the coding sequence ATGAACATCCTGATCGCCGATGATCATGCCGTCATGCGCCGCGGTCTTCGCGAGATCCTCGCTGAAGCGTTGCCCTCCCCTGTCTTCGTTGAGGCAGCCAGCGGCGACCAGGTTCTCGCTCTCCTCGCCCATTCCGCACCCCAGCTCGTCGTACTCAACGTCGACCTGCCCGGCCGCTCCGGCCTCGACGTCCTCCACGACGTCAAACGGCTCTACCCCCGGTTGCCCGTCATCATGACCAGCATGCAGTCCGCCGCACAACTCGCCCTCCGCTGCCTGCGCGCCGGCGCCTCCGCCTACATCGACAACGAGAGTGCCTCTGCTGAAATCGCTCTTGCCGCCCGCAAGGTCATCGGCGGCGGTCGCTACGTCGGCCCCGCACTCGCTGAAAAGCTCGTCGCCAGCATCGATCAACCTGCCGGAACCCCTCCCCACGAAATGCTCTCTGACCGCGAGCACGAGGTCCTCCGCATGATCGCCGCCGGAATTCCCCTCACCGAAATCGCCGCGCGCCTTCACGTCTCTGTCAAAACCGTCAGCACCTACCGCACCCGCATCCTTGAGAAGATGAAGATGAAGAGCAACGCCCAACTTATTCGCTATGCCATCACCAATGACCTAGTCGAATAA
- a CDS encoding tannase/feruloyl esterase family alpha/beta hydrolase yields MMKCGTWLALAAVCFVCVAKAEAADACAGLSDLKIDGVEITKTAAVPAGTTIPGPYPGSPAIGPLPAHCRVDGVINRRKGVGGEEFGIGFAVALPEKSAWNGDFMMQGGGGGNGTVGYPTGANNAGDKPALVRGFAVASTDTGHKAKTGGFDFNFMHDQQAYLDFAFMANAEVAGVAKQIIAHYYAKPAAYAYFVGCSTGGREGMILSQRYPTVFNGIVSGDPAMRTGRSNLAIAQWIPVAYNQASPKDAAGKPELDKFLTDGDRKVFMDALLKKCDAKDGVADGMIFDPMGCDFDPAEVACKAGASDGCIAPEKVAAIKKAFAGPKNAYGTEIYPGFLYDTGIVAKAPISGLLNMGTRGIFGPYTTATEIDMDKAALNSNDPLVEPASTNMSTFSGNGGKLIFFHGDSDPWFSPLDTLEYYKSLAEPNGGAEKVATWSRMFLVPGMGHCGGGPALDNFDMLSAVVNWVEKGTAPDAVVATGKAFPGRSRPLCAYPEHAQYAGSGDTQDARNFQCK; encoded by the coding sequence ATGATGAAATGTGGCACCTGGCTTGCGTTGGCGGCGGTTTGCTTTGTGTGTGTGGCGAAGGCGGAGGCGGCCGATGCATGCGCCGGGCTCAGCGATCTGAAGATTGACGGCGTGGAGATTACGAAGACCGCGGCTGTGCCGGCGGGCACGACGATTCCAGGGCCGTATCCGGGCTCTCCGGCGATTGGGCCGCTGCCGGCGCATTGCCGTGTGGATGGAGTGATCAATCGGCGCAAGGGCGTTGGCGGCGAGGAGTTCGGGATCGGGTTTGCGGTGGCGCTGCCGGAGAAGTCTGCGTGGAATGGCGACTTCATGATGCAGGGCGGAGGCGGCGGCAATGGCACCGTCGGGTATCCCACGGGCGCGAACAACGCGGGCGATAAGCCGGCACTGGTGCGCGGTTTCGCGGTGGCGAGCACCGACACGGGGCACAAGGCGAAAACAGGTGGGTTCGATTTCAACTTCATGCACGATCAGCAGGCGTACCTCGACTTTGCCTTCATGGCGAACGCCGAGGTTGCGGGCGTGGCGAAGCAGATCATCGCGCACTACTATGCGAAGCCAGCTGCGTATGCCTATTTTGTCGGCTGCTCGACGGGCGGGCGCGAAGGAATGATTCTTTCGCAGCGGTATCCGACGGTGTTCAACGGGATTGTGTCGGGTGATCCGGCGATGAGGACGGGACGGTCGAACCTGGCGATCGCACAGTGGATTCCGGTGGCGTATAACCAGGCTTCGCCGAAGGACGCGGCGGGCAAGCCGGAGTTGGACAAGTTTCTGACGGATGGCGATCGCAAGGTATTTATGGACGCGCTGCTGAAGAAGTGCGACGCGAAGGACGGCGTGGCCGATGGGATGATCTTCGATCCGATGGGCTGCGATTTCGATCCGGCTGAGGTGGCGTGCAAGGCGGGCGCGAGCGACGGGTGCATTGCGCCGGAGAAGGTGGCCGCGATCAAGAAGGCGTTTGCCGGTCCGAAGAATGCGTACGGGACGGAGATTTATCCGGGCTTTCTGTACGACACAGGCATCGTAGCGAAGGCGCCGATTTCGGGGCTGCTGAACATGGGCACACGCGGGATCTTCGGGCCTTATACGACGGCGACCGAGATCGACATGGACAAGGCGGCGCTGAATTCGAATGATCCGCTGGTGGAACCGGCGTCGACGAACATGTCGACGTTCTCAGGCAATGGCGGGAAGTTGATCTTCTTCCATGGCGACAGCGATCCTTGGTTCTCGCCGCTGGATACGCTGGAGTATTACAAGTCGCTGGCGGAGCCGAATGGCGGCGCGGAGAAGGTGGCGACGTGGAGCAGGATGTTCCTGGTGCCGGGCATGGGGCACTGCGGCGGCGGGCCGGCGCTGGATAACTTCGACATGCTGAGCGCGGTGGTGAACTGGGTGGAAAAGGGCACGGCTCCGGATGCGGTGGTGGCGACGGGGAAGGCGTTTCCGGGACGCAGCAGGCCGTTGTGCGCTTATCCGGAGCACGCGCAATACGCGGGTTCGGGGGATACGCAGGACGCGCGGAATTTTCAGTGCAAGTGA
- a CDS encoding tetratricopeptide repeat protein, giving the protein MPLPFFLSFPQGICCSLILLLISLAPLRAQTTSHSSLDQKFQTAMAAEDAGDFDKARTLLLELRQQRPHSFPIEESLGLIYVAQQKYAEALPFLQEAARLQPGSDIAHANLGAALYNLQRNNEAIKEFELAARLNPKSAVAQQSLGQLYLDKGDAAKACTAFAAALRLKPGDEDLMFSYAATLVAANRYSDAAQALASASTASQSPLAQSLLGEIDEHNGNYESAVHHFTSAAELQPSEDNIWQLGMEFLRHWTFEAAVKEFEAGAERFPSSTRMKVALGAAYFGNGAYAKAIPQFAGLLSSDPNNAGYAQMLGLSCTAVMQETDSRCALLVTYADAHSQDAAAATHAATFLLTNPDAGSSTDHAGRLLESAVKARPDLSEAQYQLGVLKQNQSDWPGSVPYLERAVALKPNHAQAHYHLALAYWRTGRKADGQTQMELQKKYASAEKEDLDRRLKQITTFVVNLPPSR; this is encoded by the coding sequence TTGCCCTTGCCTTTCTTTCTGTCATTCCCGCAGGGAATCTGCTGTTCCCTCATCCTGCTCCTCATCTCTCTCGCTCCTCTCCGTGCGCAGACTACATCCCACTCCTCGCTCGATCAAAAATTCCAAACCGCCATGGCCGCCGAAGACGCCGGCGATTTCGACAAGGCGCGCACTCTCCTGCTCGAACTGCGACAGCAGCGCCCCCACTCCTTCCCCATCGAGGAGTCCCTTGGCCTTATCTACGTCGCTCAGCAGAAATACGCCGAAGCCCTCCCATTTCTGCAGGAAGCCGCGCGCCTGCAGCCAGGCTCCGACATAGCTCACGCCAACCTGGGCGCCGCTCTCTACAATCTCCAGCGCAACAACGAAGCTATCAAGGAGTTCGAACTCGCCGCGCGTCTCAATCCCAAAAGCGCAGTCGCGCAACAGAGTCTTGGCCAGCTCTATCTCGACAAGGGCGATGCGGCCAAAGCGTGCACCGCATTCGCCGCCGCCCTCCGCCTCAAGCCCGGCGACGAAGACCTGATGTTCAGCTACGCCGCCACCCTCGTCGCCGCCAATCGATACAGCGATGCGGCCCAGGCGCTCGCCTCCGCTTCAACTGCAAGCCAATCTCCACTCGCGCAGTCGCTGCTCGGTGAGATCGACGAGCACAACGGCAACTACGAGAGCGCCGTTCATCACTTCACAAGCGCCGCAGAGCTCCAGCCCAGCGAAGACAACATCTGGCAGCTTGGCATGGAGTTTCTCCGCCACTGGACCTTCGAAGCCGCAGTAAAAGAGTTCGAAGCCGGCGCTGAGCGCTTCCCCTCCAGCACCCGCATGAAGGTCGCGCTCGGTGCTGCCTACTTCGGCAACGGCGCGTACGCCAAAGCAATCCCGCAGTTCGCCGGCCTGCTATCGTCCGATCCCAACAACGCTGGCTATGCGCAGATGCTCGGCCTCTCCTGCACTGCGGTCATGCAGGAGACTGACAGCCGCTGTGCTCTGCTCGTCACCTACGCCGACGCGCATAGTCAAGACGCCGCCGCCGCCACGCACGCCGCAACTTTCCTGCTGACAAATCCCGACGCGGGGTCCTCTACGGATCACGCAGGCAGGCTCCTCGAATCAGCAGTCAAGGCGCGCCCCGACCTCTCCGAAGCTCAGTATCAGTTAGGTGTCCTCAAACAGAATCAGTCGGACTGGCCGGGCAGCGTCCCTTACCTCGAACGCGCCGTGGCTCTCAAGCCGAATCACGCCCAGGCGCACTATCACCTCGCGCTCGCCTACTGGCGCACCGGCCGCAAAGCCGACGGCCAAACCCAGATGGAGCTACAAAAGAAATACGCCAGCGCCGAAAAAGAAGACCTCGACCGCCGCCTCAAGCAGATCACAACCTTCGTCGTAAATCTTCCGCCCTCTCGCTAA
- a CDS encoding TonB-dependent receptor, which produces MQLRRSHLLSLLALALILMPMRWLYAQADQGTITGVVQDPSGAVIGNADVTLINVDEGQVLRTKSDGAGVYVFSPIKIGNYKITASAAGFQTTTQTNLHVSIQQRLNVVVSLKPGATTETITVTTDTPLMQTQESSVGQTMDTKTIDSVPLNGRNWVYIAQLAAGAVPPQGSRGGGKGDFNANGQRAEQNNFILDGVDNNVNVVDFYNGASFVAQPPPDALAEFKVQTSDYSAEFGHSAGAVVNASIKSGTNSFHGSFWEYLRNTVFNTYNWNDYALAQQHIPVPAYHENQFGGTIGGPFFKNKLFFFADVQANRISYAETGTYTVPTVLERSGDFSELLNSSLTGNSPVQLYHQTPNAPPQAFANNCLVTSGSCTSNVAGVALNQTAQQMLNYYPLPNANGNKLYNNYVVSRPIVDNTFQWDARMDYNIREKDTAYSRYSYWNEVGYNTPPLGPILDGGGFGDDGKQKNYGANFMFSESHVFTPTLTNEARFGFNYLHTGFQHPNADNLDFAASVGFGGIPKAPLNGGLPAVSVSGISGFGSPTWSTTDEHENVYQILDNVTKITGNHALKAGVSFSNVRFSTLQPQQSRGSYSYNGEYTSNLNASNTGYGVADFLLDQQNNGGLSNEVTNGDQRWNNAVYAQDDWRITPKVTLNLGLRWEYFQPYQDVGGYQASYNMTGKSTLDTTTGFGSGAAQYLIPKETYKYALTIINNPDYSPNFGQILQKNNIALVASADPRLIKAQHTNFAPRVGVAWAPDARTAVRVGYGIFYGGLESTGYWPNLGENYPFQYAGTFPAASCGQYNCPTNGITIANGFSTIIANGFASNVTGLTMRGSDPSAKTPYTQDYNLSVERGITNDFVATISYVGNNSHHLQVFPDPNNPLAYENPNNSTQHARPLPDFGGSSYTSYSGNSNYNSLQSKIEKRMSHGYNLLATYTWSHALDDAPTPLGTSGDGGFRQSNLIPIKMDYSNAGFDTRHRVTFNALYELPFGAGRKYLNSNRFVDILAGGWSANAMWVAQTGNPFTVYPRGVSSPSGSGTRAIKTKDPFATGGTFVSPNPSLVSSVTCAAKTRTRENWYNPCSFQNPWDAGDVTFSDGSANPHYIPKNAADAANVSSTYGNNTPVYVTDLASVLGYSGGKRDEVYGPGYERVNMSIFKSFKTWREQALEFRTDIFNVLNTPTLGQPSDNGIGSTGGQITGTRNLQRYAPDSRFFQLSLRYSY; this is translated from the coding sequence ATGCAATTGAGGCGATCGCATCTGCTATCGTTGCTCGCTCTCGCCCTGATACTCATGCCAATGCGCTGGCTTTATGCGCAGGCTGATCAGGGCACCATTACCGGCGTCGTCCAGGATCCCTCTGGAGCCGTCATCGGCAATGCTGATGTAACCCTAATCAATGTCGACGAAGGTCAGGTGCTCCGCACCAAGTCCGACGGTGCCGGCGTATACGTCTTTTCCCCCATCAAAATCGGAAACTACAAGATCACGGCCAGCGCCGCGGGCTTCCAGACCACCACTCAGACCAACCTGCACGTCTCCATCCAGCAGCGCCTCAATGTCGTAGTGTCGCTCAAGCCTGGTGCAACAACCGAAACCATCACCGTGACTACCGACACTCCCCTCATGCAGACGCAGGAGAGCTCCGTCGGCCAGACCATGGACACCAAGACCATCGACAGCGTGCCGTTGAATGGCCGTAACTGGGTCTACATTGCGCAGCTCGCTGCCGGTGCCGTTCCGCCTCAGGGTTCACGCGGCGGCGGCAAGGGCGACTTCAACGCCAACGGTCAGCGCGCCGAGCAGAACAACTTCATCCTCGACGGCGTCGACAACAATGTAAACGTTGTCGACTTCTATAACGGCGCAAGCTTCGTAGCGCAGCCGCCGCCGGACGCCCTCGCTGAGTTCAAGGTCCAGACCAGCGACTACTCCGCGGAATTCGGTCACTCGGCCGGCGCGGTCGTTAACGCCAGCATCAAGTCCGGCACCAACAGCTTCCACGGCAGCTTCTGGGAGTACCTCCGCAACACCGTCTTCAACACCTACAACTGGAACGACTACGCGCTGGCGCAGCAGCACATCCCTGTGCCCGCCTATCACGAGAACCAGTTCGGCGGCACCATCGGCGGACCGTTCTTCAAGAACAAGCTGTTCTTCTTCGCTGATGTCCAGGCCAACCGCATCAGCTACGCCGAGACCGGCACCTACACCGTGCCGACCGTCCTCGAGCGCAGCGGCGATTTCTCCGAGTTGCTGAACAGCTCGCTGACCGGCAATTCGCCCGTGCAGCTCTATCACCAGACCCCGAACGCTCCGCCGCAGGCATTCGCCAACAACTGCCTCGTCACCAGCGGCTCCTGCACCAGCAATGTCGCCGGCGTCGCGCTCAACCAGACCGCGCAGCAGATGCTCAACTACTATCCTCTGCCCAACGCCAACGGCAACAAGCTCTACAACAACTACGTCGTCTCGCGCCCCATCGTCGACAACACCTTCCAGTGGGACGCTCGCATGGACTACAACATCCGCGAGAAGGACACGGCGTACTCCCGTTACAGCTACTGGAATGAAGTCGGTTACAACACGCCTCCTCTCGGTCCAATCCTCGACGGCGGCGGCTTCGGCGACGACGGCAAGCAGAAGAACTACGGCGCCAACTTCATGTTCAGCGAGTCGCACGTCTTCACGCCCACGCTAACCAACGAAGCGCGTTTCGGCTTCAATTATCTGCACACCGGCTTCCAGCACCCCAATGCCGACAACCTTGATTTCGCCGCTTCGGTCGGATTCGGCGGAATTCCCAAGGCTCCGCTCAATGGCGGCCTCCCCGCGGTCAGCGTCAGTGGCATCAGCGGTTTCGGCAGCCCTACGTGGTCAACGACTGATGAACATGAAAACGTTTATCAAATCCTTGATAACGTCACCAAGATCACCGGCAATCATGCTCTGAAGGCGGGCGTCAGCTTCTCCAACGTTCGCTTCTCCACCCTCCAGCCGCAGCAGTCGCGCGGCAGCTACAGCTACAACGGCGAGTACACCAGCAACCTCAACGCCTCCAACACAGGCTACGGCGTTGCTGACTTCCTCCTCGACCAGCAGAACAACGGCGGTCTCTCCAACGAAGTCACCAATGGTGATCAGCGCTGGAACAACGCCGTCTACGCGCAGGACGACTGGCGCATAACTCCCAAGGTCACCTTGAACCTTGGCCTGCGTTGGGAGTACTTCCAGCCCTATCAGGACGTAGGTGGCTACCAGGCGTCCTATAACATGACCGGCAAGTCGACCCTCGACACCACCACCGGCTTTGGCAGCGGCGCGGCTCAGTACCTCATTCCCAAGGAAACCTACAAGTACGCGCTCACCATCATCAACAACCCGGATTACAGCCCCAACTTCGGCCAGATCTTGCAGAAGAACAACATTGCTCTGGTCGCGTCTGCCGATCCTCGTCTCATTAAGGCGCAGCACACCAACTTCGCCCCGCGCGTCGGTGTAGCCTGGGCGCCTGATGCCAGGACCGCTGTGCGCGTCGGATACGGCATCTTCTACGGCGGTCTGGAAAGCACTGGCTACTGGCCGAACCTCGGCGAGAACTATCCGTTCCAGTACGCGGGTACGTTCCCCGCCGCGAGCTGTGGTCAGTACAACTGCCCCACCAACGGCATCACCATCGCCAACGGCTTCTCCACCATCATCGCCAACGGTTTCGCTTCCAACGTCACCGGCCTGACGATGCGTGGTTCCGATCCGTCCGCGAAGACTCCGTATACGCAGGACTACAACCTCTCCGTCGAGCGCGGAATCACGAACGACTTCGTGGCGACCATCAGCTACGTCGGGAACAACTCGCATCACCTCCAGGTGTTCCCTGATCCCAACAACCCGCTCGCTTACGAGAACCCGAACAACAGCACGCAGCATGCGCGTCCTCTGCCCGACTTCGGCGGTTCTTCCTACACCTCCTACTCAGGCAACAGCAACTACAACAGCCTGCAGAGCAAAATTGAAAAGCGCATGTCGCATGGCTACAATCTGCTGGCCACTTACACCTGGTCGCACGCGCTTGACGACGCTCCCACACCGCTGGGCACCAGTGGCGACGGCGGATTCCGCCAGAGCAATCTGATTCCCATCAAGATGGACTACTCCAACGCCGGCTTCGACACGCGTCACAGGGTCACCTTCAACGCGCTTTACGAACTCCCCTTCGGCGCCGGTCGCAAGTACCTCAACTCCAACCGGTTCGTGGATATCCTCGCGGGCGGCTGGTCGGCCAACGCCATGTGGGTCGCGCAGACGGGCAATCCGTTCACCGTCTATCCCCGCGGCGTCAGTTCGCCCAGCGGCAGCGGAACCCGCGCCATCAAGACCAAGGATCCGTTCGCAACCGGCGGCACCTTTGTCTCTCCCAACCCGTCGCTCGTCAGCTCTGTGACCTGCGCGGCCAAGACTCGCACCCGCGAAAACTGGTACAACCCCTGCTCCTTCCAGAACCCCTGGGATGCAGGCGACGTCACTTTCTCCGATGGCAGTGCCAACCCGCACTACATTCCCAAGAACGCAGCCGATGCGGCCAACGTGAGCTCCACGTATGGAAACAACACCCCCGTGTACGTAACTGACCTCGCCTCTGTCCTCGGCTACTCCGGCGGCAAGCGCGACGAAGTCTACGGACCCGGCTATGAGCGCGTGAACATGTCCATCTTCAAGAGCTTCAAGACATGGCGCGAGCAGGCGCTCGAGTTCCGCACCGACATCTTCAACGTCCTCAACACTCCGACCTTGGGCCAGCCCAGCGACAACGGCATCGGCAGCACGGGCGGACAAATCACCGGAACCCGCAACCTCCAGCGCTATGCTCCGGACTCGCGGTTCTTCCAACTCTCTCTGCGGTACTCCTACTAA
- a CDS encoding LacI family DNA-binding transcriptional regulator, giving the protein MSISMREIAKLAGVSSATVSRVINGSELVTEETASRIRKIIADVNFVPNTSAIHLKHGKSQIYGIIIPDLTNPFFTELVKMFEELLVENEQELLVANTDFASTRLQRSLRRMLLRRVDGVAILTSEHEAAALESLVQNRIPVVTTDHYKSACGISDIIIDFPGGIAQMVAHLKKLGHRKLGFIGGTEGLETSRVRRESFMDAIVNQGLTSRSEWMVTGNYRIDGGSVAMKGILSQKEKPTAIITANDLTAIGAMRAAYDKGLRIPDDISIAGCDDIEMSDIVYPPLTTLRISRREYAGMLFEALRETAKDLSKPGPQFRLPMSLVVRRSTGKAPSDRKPARKSATRRGR; this is encoded by the coding sequence ATGTCGATCAGTATGCGCGAGATCGCGAAGCTGGCAGGCGTCTCCAGTGCGACCGTGTCACGCGTGATCAACGGCTCTGAGCTGGTGACCGAAGAGACGGCCAGCCGGATTCGCAAGATCATAGCGGATGTGAACTTCGTTCCCAACACCAGCGCGATCCATCTGAAGCACGGCAAGAGCCAGATTTACGGAATCATCATTCCGGATTTGACGAACCCGTTCTTCACGGAGCTGGTGAAGATGTTCGAAGAGCTGCTGGTGGAAAACGAGCAGGAACTGCTGGTAGCGAATACGGATTTTGCGTCGACGCGGCTGCAGCGCTCGCTGCGGCGCATGCTGTTGCGGCGGGTGGATGGCGTGGCGATTCTGACATCAGAACATGAAGCTGCCGCGCTCGAGTCGCTAGTTCAGAACCGGATTCCGGTGGTGACTACGGATCATTACAAGTCCGCGTGCGGCATCAGCGACATCATTATCGATTTTCCCGGCGGCATAGCGCAGATGGTCGCTCACCTGAAGAAGCTTGGACATCGCAAGCTGGGCTTTATTGGAGGAACGGAAGGGCTAGAGACGTCTCGGGTGCGCCGAGAGTCGTTCATGGACGCGATCGTGAACCAGGGCCTGACATCGCGGTCGGAATGGATGGTGACCGGCAACTACAGGATCGATGGCGGATCGGTTGCGATGAAAGGCATTCTGTCTCAGAAGGAAAAGCCGACAGCGATTATCACGGCAAATGATCTGACGGCGATTGGCGCGATGCGTGCAGCGTATGACAAGGGGCTGCGGATTCCTGACGATATTTCGATTGCGGGTTGCGACGACATTGAGATGAGCGACATTGTGTATCCGCCGCTCACTACTCTGCGTATCTCGCGGAGAGAGTACGCAGGCATGCTGTTCGAGGCACTGCGCGAGACCGCGAAGGACCTGAGCAAGCCAGGGCCGCAGTTCCGACTGCCGATGAGCCTGGTGGTGCGGCGGTCGACCGGGAAGGCTCCGAGCGACAGGAAGCCAGCGCGCAAGAGTGCTACCAGACGAGGCCGTTGA
- a CDS encoding sodium:solute symporter family transporter codes for MHWYPLQAVLAVLYIVGLLVVGILAGRKKHDSNQFLNATGSLPFWLCATACIASNCGSLDVIAMMALGAQYGMLACHFYWIGAVPALIVLGFWLIPAYARGHYPTVLDFIGSYCGARTRLVVTVSMALMMLLLSGVCLCAAAQAIATWLGWSFLKAVLLTIVVVSFYTALGGFRATIYGELIHFAVVLAAVVPLLFFVMRDFGGFGKFLASVPANRMHAWQSLPIVSPHAVMDRLGLIVGLGFVLSFGYWSTDFVQMQRALAVRDKDRVARIPLTVAAAKTVFAFFIVLPGVAAPLVLAQRANANYNATLPLLMQHYYSPAWLALGFLGLTASLVSTFANNVAGFTSACVQGIYQHWIRPSLPDAHYVAASRLCNLAAIALSIGSAYLALHYLSLMEYIQLILSTFNAPLFALVAIAALAPELAAAGSFGGFLIGVAAALLHQALVRTGVLHYGSQMSANFYCAIASFSLSVLGVWSIAALRKTEHTEHHSRVRVRLHLSRATVLWAIVVFGVCAFLNGLVW; via the coding sequence ATGCACTGGTATCCTCTTCAAGCTGTTCTGGCAGTGCTTTACATCGTCGGCCTTCTTGTCGTGGGCATCCTCGCCGGCCGCAAGAAGCACGACTCGAACCAATTCCTCAACGCCACAGGATCCCTCCCATTCTGGCTCTGCGCCACTGCCTGCATCGCATCCAACTGCGGTTCGCTTGACGTGATCGCGATGATGGCGCTTGGCGCGCAATATGGCATGCTGGCGTGCCACTTCTATTGGATCGGCGCGGTTCCCGCGCTCATCGTGCTCGGCTTCTGGCTCATTCCTGCTTACGCTCGCGGCCACTACCCCACCGTGCTCGACTTCATCGGCAGCTACTGCGGCGCACGCACGCGCCTCGTGGTCACCGTATCCATGGCGCTGATGATGTTGCTGCTGTCCGGCGTCTGTCTCTGCGCGGCAGCGCAGGCCATCGCCACGTGGCTCGGCTGGAGCTTCCTGAAGGCCGTCTTGCTCACAATCGTGGTCGTCTCTTTCTACACGGCGCTGGGCGGCTTTCGCGCAACCATCTACGGAGAGTTGATTCACTTTGCCGTCGTCCTTGCAGCCGTAGTTCCGCTTCTGTTCTTCGTCATGCGCGACTTCGGCGGCTTCGGAAAGTTCCTCGCCAGCGTCCCGGCTAACAGGATGCATGCATGGCAGTCCCTCCCCATCGTCTCGCCGCACGCGGTCATGGATCGCCTCGGTCTCATCGTCGGTCTCGGCTTCGTATTGAGCTTCGGCTACTGGAGCACCGACTTCGTCCAGATGCAGCGCGCGCTCGCGGTGCGCGATAAGGATCGCGTGGCCCGGATCCCGCTCACCGTCGCCGCTGCCAAAACGGTCTTCGCATTCTTCATCGTGCTTCCGGGCGTAGCCGCTCCTCTCGTTCTCGCGCAGCGCGCAAACGCAAACTACAACGCAACGCTGCCCCTTCTCATGCAGCACTATTACAGTCCCGCGTGGCTCGCTCTCGGATTCCTCGGCCTCACCGCCAGCCTCGTCTCCACCTTCGCTAACAATGTCGCCGGCTTCACCTCTGCGTGCGTGCAGGGAATCTATCAACACTGGATTCGCCCCTCGCTGCCTGATGCACACTACGTCGCGGCAAGCCGGCTCTGTAATCTCGCGGCCATCGCGCTCTCCATCGGCTCAGCTTATCTGGCGCTCCATTACCTCAGCCTCATGGAGTACATCCAGCTCATTCTCTCCACATTCAACGCACCGTTGTTCGCCCTCGTCGCAATCGCCGCGCTCGCACCGGAACTCGCCGCAGCAGGCTCATTCGGCGGCTTCCTCATCGGAGTGGCGGCTGCGCTCCTGCACCAGGCGCTCGTGCGCACAGGCGTGCTTCACTACGGCAGCCAGATGAGCGCCAACTTCTATTGCGCCATCGCGAGCTTTTCGTTGAGCGTCCTGGGCGTGTGGTCGATCGCTGCCTTGAGGAAGACGGAGCACACTGAGCACCACTCCAGGGTGCGCGTGCGGCTCCATCTCTCCCGTGCCACCGTCTTGTGGGCCATCGTCGTCTTCGGCGTCTGTGCTTTTCTCAACGGCCTCGTCTGGTAG